A stretch of the Streptomyces venezuelae genome encodes the following:
- a CDS encoding SAM-dependent methyltransferase has product MHHDVHRPSVARMYDWLLGGIDNYPPDQQVCRDLLDIAPGSRAAARTNRAFLSRVVEVLAREHGVRQFLEHGCGLPAGDNVHEVAQRVDPAARVVYVDNDPLVVAHARARLVENSRTAVVDADVRDTAAIFADPAVRRLIRPGEPTAALFVSVAQCLGDQDVAAMIERVKQQLGPGGFLVMTQPTSPDPVVRSRVTALMREATSGQWGRLREPEDVRDCLAGLDIIGPGLGDVADWLPERRRGIRAHEAELIAWGGAGRLPGQSSASDSASRFS; this is encoded by the coding sequence ATGCACCACGACGTGCACAGACCGAGCGTTGCGCGGATGTACGACTGGCTGCTGGGCGGTATCGACAACTATCCGCCCGATCAGCAGGTGTGCCGGGATCTGCTCGACATCGCCCCCGGTTCCCGCGCCGCCGCCCGCACCAACCGCGCCTTCCTGAGCCGGGTCGTCGAGGTGCTCGCGCGCGAGCACGGAGTCCGCCAGTTCCTGGAGCACGGATGCGGACTGCCGGCCGGTGACAACGTCCACGAGGTGGCCCAGCGCGTCGATCCCGCAGCCCGGGTGGTGTACGTGGACAACGATCCGCTGGTCGTGGCACACGCCCGGGCCCGGCTCGTGGAGAACTCCCGTACCGCCGTGGTGGATGCCGATGTCCGCGACACCGCCGCCATCTTCGCCGATCCCGCCGTCCGGCGGCTGATCCGGCCGGGGGAACCGACCGCCGCCCTGTTCGTCTCGGTCGCCCAGTGCCTCGGCGACCAGGACGTGGCCGCCATGATCGAACGGGTGAAACAGCAGCTGGGGCCGGGCGGCTTCCTGGTGATGACCCAGCCCACCAGCCCGGACCCGGTGGTGCGCAGCCGGGTCACCGCCCTGATGCGGGAGGCCACTTCGGGGCAGTGGGGCCGGCTGCGCGAGCCCGAGGACGTACGGGACTGCCTGGCGGGGCTCGACATCATCGGGCCCGGACTCGGCGATGTCGCGGACTGGCTGCCCGAGCGGCGCCGTGGGATCCGCGCGCACGAGGCGGAGTTGATCGCATGGGGCGGGGCCGGACGGCTGCCCGGTCAGAGTTCGGCATCGGATTCGGCGAGCCGCTTCTCGTAG
- a CDS encoding helix-turn-helix domain-containing protein, with the protein MPVGRSSVSAVGREFAARSLGDELRKHRLNAHMSLVEAADKIRGSSSKLSRLERGESPPKEKDVWDLVRHYRVDEAGQDEIHELLSQVLAEHKGRRRYSDLTPGFLRRLITLEAEAARITVYETHVVPGLLQTRRYSQALVALAVGEQGDQVEVDRYVRVRRDRQALLSKPERPELIAILDESVLYRPVGGFAVMCEQLKWLREIAGENMPRANVRVLRYDHENVGIAPSFPLTHLTFADGGPSELVYLEQMESADYVTTAGPVQRYRSVLDQLMDQAVSLEETLALLDERIAHYEKRLAESDAEL; encoded by the coding sequence ATGCCCGTCGGCCGTTCGTCCGTCAGCGCCGTCGGCCGCGAGTTCGCGGCGCGTTCCCTGGGCGACGAGCTCCGCAAGCACCGGTTGAACGCGCACATGTCGCTCGTCGAGGCGGCGGACAAGATCCGTGGATCCTCCTCCAAGCTGAGCCGTCTGGAGCGGGGTGAGAGCCCGCCGAAGGAGAAGGACGTCTGGGACCTCGTCCGCCACTACCGGGTCGACGAGGCCGGGCAGGACGAGATCCACGAGCTGCTCAGCCAGGTCCTCGCCGAACACAAGGGCCGCCGCAGGTACAGCGATCTGACGCCCGGATTCCTCCGCCGGCTGATCACGCTGGAGGCCGAGGCGGCCAGGATCACGGTGTACGAGACCCATGTGGTCCCCGGACTGCTGCAGACCCGCCGCTACTCCCAGGCCCTGGTCGCCCTGGCGGTCGGAGAGCAGGGGGACCAGGTGGAGGTGGATCGTTACGTCAGGGTGCGCCGTGACCGGCAGGCCCTCCTGTCCAAACCGGAGCGGCCCGAGCTCATCGCCATCCTCGACGAGAGCGTGCTCTACCGGCCCGTGGGCGGCTTCGCGGTGATGTGCGAACAGCTCAAGTGGCTCCGCGAGATCGCCGGGGAGAACATGCCCAGAGCGAACGTCCGGGTGCTGCGGTACGACCACGAGAACGTGGGCATCGCCCCCAGCTTTCCGCTCACCCATCTCACCTTCGCGGACGGCGGACCCAGCGAACTCGTCTATCTGGAACAGATGGAGAGCGCCGACTACGTGACCACGGCCGGGCCGGTCCAGCGCTACCGCAGTGTTCTGGACCAGCTCATGGACCAGGCGGTGAGCCTGGAGGAGACCCTGGCACTGCTGGACGAGCGGATCGCCCACTACGAGAAGCGGCTCGCCGAATCCGATGCCGAACTCTGA
- a CDS encoding DUF397 domain-containing protein encodes MRFENGVEADRIPSVRWVKSSASSGIGNCVEVAALPGGDFAVRNSRFPAGPALIFTRDEMTAFVAGAGAGEFDRLHEVSA; translated from the coding sequence ATGCGGTTCGAGAACGGTGTGGAAGCGGACAGGATTCCGTCCGTGCGCTGGGTGAAGAGCAGCGCCAGTTCGGGGATCGGCAACTGTGTGGAGGTGGCTGCCCTTCCCGGGGGAGATTTCGCGGTGCGCAATTCGCGCTTTCCGGCGGGGCCGGCCCTGATCTTCACCCGGGATGAAATGACGGCCTTCGTGGCGGGCGCCGGGGCCGGGGAATTCGATCGCCTGCACGAGGTGAGTGCGTAG